The Starkeya sp. ORNL1 DNA window GGCGCTGAAGGCCTCCGCTCCGATCTCGTGGACCAGGATCTTGATGCGCGCCTTGTAGATATTGTCGCGCCGGCCGAACTGGTTGTAGACGCGCATCACCGCCTCGACATAGCTCAGCAGGTGCTCGGCGGGCAGGAACGGCTTGATCGACTTGCCGATGAAGGGGGTGCGGCCGAGCCCACCGCCGACCAGCACCTCGAAGCCGAGCACGCCCTCGGCATTGCGGTGCAGCCGCAGGCCGACGTCATGCACCTTGATCGCCGCGCGGTCGTGGCCGGCAGCGGTGATGGCGATCTTGAACTTGCGCGGCAGGTACGAGAATTCCGGATGCAGCGTCGAATATTGCCGCAGGATCTCGGCCCAAAGCCTGGGATCGTCGACCTCTTCCGGGGTGGCGCCGGCCCATTGGTCGGTGGTCACGTTGCGGATGCAGTTGCCCGAGGTCTGGATGCCGTGGACGCCGACTTCGGCCAGCGCCGCCATGGCGTCCGGCAGGTCTTCCAGCTTGATCCAGTTGAACTGGATGTTCTGCCGGGTGGTGAAGTGGCCATAGCCGCGATCGTATTTGCGCGCGACATAAGCCATCTTGCGCAGCTGGTCGGACGAGAGCGTCCCATAGGGAATGGCGATGCGCAGCATATAGGCGTGGAGCTGGAGATAGACGCCGTTCATCAGCCGCAGCGGCTTGAACTCGTCCTCCGACAGCGCACCCTCGAGCCGGCGTTCCACCTGATCGCGGAACTCGGAAACCCGCTCGGCAAGAAAAGTACGATCGAACTCGTCATAGACGTACATGATAACTCTCGGTCTCGTCGGTCTCAGGCCGGCAGTTCGAAGGTGGGGCCAGCGACGCGGATGCGCTCGCGCAGATTGCCCGGGAGTACGCTGCCATCGTCGCCGCGCTCTACCGGGGCGATATAGGCGCCGACTGCATCGGTGTCGCGCTTCTGGGCGCCTTCGAGCAGCGCCAGCGCCTCCGGCGCGGTGGTCACGACTGCGGCATCGGCGAGCTGCGTCGACCAGTCCTCGCGTGCCGTGCGCCACACTACGACGCCGTCGGCAAGCCGGTTCGCGGTGACGACCACGGGCCCCGTAATCTTGATCTTCTGCTGGAGCGGGGAGGTCATGGCCGGTGGCAATTTCCTGTTGACGGGATGGGCATTCCTACATAACACCAATTTAGAATGTGCAAAATGAAAAATTGCACAAAAATCACGTGTAATTAGGTTCGCGACTTTGTTCGCGCTCCCACAGACCAGGTCTCACAATGGCTGCTGCGGATCAACGCCTCGATGAGCTCGAGGCCCAGAGCATCTACATTTTGCGCGAGGCATTTGCCCGCATGAAGCGCCTCGCCTTGCTGTGGTCGCTCGGCAAGGATTCCAACGTGATGATCTGGCTGGCGCGCAAGGCCTTCTTCGGCCATGTGCCGTTCCAGGTGCTGCATGTCGACACCGGCAAGAAATTCAAGGAAATGTATGCCTTCCGCGACCATTACTCCAAGGAGTGGGGCCTCGACCTGCGCGTCGATCCGTGTCCGCCGCTGGAGCAGATGGACCCGACCTTGCCGCCGGCGACCCGCTCCGCCGCACGCAAGACCGAAGGGCTGAAGCTCGCGCTGGAAAAGTACGGCTTCGACGCGTTGATTGCCGGTATCCGCCGCGACGAAGAGGCGACCCGCGCCAAGGAGCGCGTCTTCTCGCCGCGAGGGCTGGAAGGCGACTGGAACGTGCGCGAGCAGCCGCCGGAATTCTGGGATCACTTCAACGCGACCTTGCCGGCCGGCGCGCATCTGCGCGTACATCCGATCCTGCATTGGACCGAGCTCGACATCTGGGCCTACACCAAGCGCGAGGGAATTCCCGTCATTCCGCTGTATTTTTCGAAGGACGGCAAGCGCTACCGCTCGCTCGGCGACCAGGACATCACCTTCCCGGTGGCGTCGAACGCCGCGACCATCGACGAGATCCTCGTCGAGCTCGCCGAGACCAAGGTGCCGGAGCGCTCGGGGCGCGCCATGGACCATGAATCGGAAGATTCTTTCGAGCGGCTGCGCGTCGCCGGCTATCTGTGAGGGCGCCAGACATGTCCGCCAACGTCACCACGCTTCCCATCGCCCGCAGCGACACCGCCGGCCGCCCGCTGGTGCGCATCGTCATTGTCGGCCATGTCGACCATGGCAAATCGACCCTGATCGGCCGTCTGCTGCATGAGACCGGCGGCATCCCCGAGGCCAAGCTCGACGGTCTCAAGGCGATGGCGGCGCGGCGCGGCATGCCGTTCGAATGGTCGTTCCTGCTCGACAGCCTGCAGGCCGAGCGCGACCAGGGCATCACCATCGACACCAGCCAGATCCGCTTCCGCACGCCCTCGCGCGACATCATCCTGATCGACGCGCCGGGCCACGCGGAATTCCTGCGCAACATGATCACCGGCGCGGCGCAGGCCGATGCCGCGCTGCTGCTGATCGACGCTGCCGAGGGCGTGCGCGACCAGACCCGCCGGCACGGCTATCTGCTGCATCTGCTCGGCGTGAAGCAGGTAGCAGTGGTGGTGAACAAGATGGACCGCGTCGGCTTCGACGAGGGCGTGTTCCGCGCCATCGAGAACGAAATCACCGCCTATCTCGCCAATCTCGGCGTGCGTGCCAGCGCGGTGATCCCGATCTCGGCCCGCGAGGGCGACGGCGTCTCTGCGATGACGGCGCGCACGCCGTGGTACAGCGGCCCGAGCGTGCTGCTGGCGCTCGACAATTTCGAGCCGGCGCGCGCCGCCTCCGACCTCGCGCTGCGCATGCCGGTGCAGGCGGTCTACAAGTTCGACGACCGCCGCATCGTCGCCGGCCGCATCGAGACCGGCACGCTGCATGTCGGCGACGAGGTGGTGTTCCAGCCCTCCGGCAAGAGCGCCGTCGTCCGCACCATCGAGACCTGGCCGAAGCCCGATCCCGACTGGGCGCCGCGCCAGCTCAATGCGGGCTCGTCCGCCGGCATCACGCTCGACCGCGAGATCTTCGTCGAGCGCGGCGAGATCCTGTCGACGCCCGCGGCGCGTCCGCGCTCGGCGCGCCGGCTCCGGGTGCGACTGTTCTGGCTGGCCGAGGAGCCGCTCGCGGTCGGCTCCACGCTGATCGCGCGTCTCGCCACCTCCGAGGCGCGGGCGACGGTCTCCGCTATCCATGACGTGGTCGACCCCGGTCACCTCTCGACCTTCGAGGCGCAGCAGATCGAGCGCAACCAGGTGGGCGAGATCGAGCTGACGCTGTCGAAGCCGGTCGCTGCCGATCCTCACGGGGTCAATCCCCGCACCGGGCGTGTGGCGCTGGAGCTTGGCGGGCGCATCGCCGGCGGCGGCCTCGTCGTCTCCGTGGTCGACACCGAGGCCACCGAGGCGATCCGGCCTACGCGCAATGTCACGCCGGTCGCCTCCGCCATCTCGGTGGAAGAGCGGGTCTCGCGTCACGGCCATTCCGGCGCCGTGGTCTGGCTGACCGGGCTCTCCGGTTCCGGCAAGTCGACCATCGCCAAGGCGCTGGAACGCCGGCTGTTCGACCGCGGCGGCCTGCCGACGCTGCTCGACGGCGACACCCTGCGCGGCGGGCTGAATGCCGATCTCGGTTTCTCTGACGCCGAGCGGACGGAGAACAATCGCCGGCTCGCCGAAGTCGCCAATTTCCTCAAGGGCCTCGGCCATGTCGTGCTGGTGGCGGCGGTGTCGCCCTCAGCGGCGGCGCGGGCGAAGGTGCGGGAGATCGTCGGTTCGCGCTTCTTTGAGGTGCATGTCTCCGCGCCGCTCGAAGTATGCGAGGCGCGCGATCCGAAGGGGCTCTACGCCAAGGCGCGCGCCGGCGAGTTGCGCGGCTTCACCGGGGTCGATGCGCCCTATGAGGCGCCGAGCGCGGCGGAACTGGTGATCGAGACCGACCGGCTCGACCTCGGCGCCAGCGTCGAGCGCATCGAGCGGCTGCTCGGCGATGCCGGCGTGCTGTCGTCGCGCGGCGAGGCGCCGGACGACGCGGTGATCTGATCGTCCTTTCCTGTCCCAAAGACGTCATCCCGGACGGCCAAAGGCCGATCCGGGATCGCGCAAACGTTCTTCACCTTCTTACGATCCCGGCTCTCCGCTTCGCTGCGGCCGGGATGACGACTATGCCCAGATCGCCACCGGCAGACCGTACGCATCGCGCTCCGGCGGATGCGGGAAGGTGAGCGCATTCCCGCGCGCGATACGCGCCGCGGTCCAGGCAGCGGCACAGGCGTCGATCAGGTCGTCGGCGCCGACACGTAGCGTCCTGGCGCGTTCCGCCGCCATGATGTCCGGCTCGAAGCCGTATGTCTCCAGCAGCCGACGCCGCAGAGCGAGGCCAGCAGGGTAGGTCGCACCCTT harbors:
- a CDS encoding DUF2849 domain-containing protein — encoded protein: MTSPLQQKIKITGPVVVTANRLADGVVVWRTAREDWSTQLADAAVVTTAPEALALLEGAQKRDTDAVGAYIAPVERGDDGSVLPGNLRERIRVAGPTFELPA
- the cysD gene encoding sulfate adenylyltransferase subunit CysD; this encodes MAAADQRLDELEAQSIYILREAFARMKRLALLWSLGKDSNVMIWLARKAFFGHVPFQVLHVDTGKKFKEMYAFRDHYSKEWGLDLRVDPCPPLEQMDPTLPPATRSAARKTEGLKLALEKYGFDALIAGIRRDEEATRAKERVFSPRGLEGDWNVREQPPEFWDHFNATLPAGAHLRVHPILHWTELDIWAYTKREGIPVIPLYFSKDGKRYRSLGDQDITFPVASNAATIDEILVELAETKVPERSGRAMDHESEDSFERLRVAGYL
- the cysC gene encoding adenylyl-sulfate kinase, which translates into the protein MSANVTTLPIARSDTAGRPLVRIVIVGHVDHGKSTLIGRLLHETGGIPEAKLDGLKAMAARRGMPFEWSFLLDSLQAERDQGITIDTSQIRFRTPSRDIILIDAPGHAEFLRNMITGAAQADAALLLIDAAEGVRDQTRRHGYLLHLLGVKQVAVVVNKMDRVGFDEGVFRAIENEITAYLANLGVRASAVIPISAREGDGVSAMTARTPWYSGPSVLLALDNFEPARAASDLALRMPVQAVYKFDDRRIVAGRIETGTLHVGDEVVFQPSGKSAVVRTIETWPKPDPDWAPRQLNAGSSAGITLDREIFVERGEILSTPAARPRSARRLRVRLFWLAEEPLAVGSTLIARLATSEARATVSAIHDVVDPGHLSTFEAQQIERNQVGEIELTLSKPVAADPHGVNPRTGRVALELGGRIAGGGLVVSVVDTEATEAIRPTRNVTPVASAISVEERVSRHGHSGAVVWLTGLSGSGKSTIAKALERRLFDRGGLPTLLDGDTLRGGLNADLGFSDAERTENNRRLAEVANFLKGLGHVVLVAAVSPSAAARAKVREIVGSRFFEVHVSAPLEVCEARDPKGLYAKARAGELRGFTGVDAPYEAPSAAELVIETDRLDLGASVERIERLLGDAGVLSSRGEAPDDAVI